From the Macaca nemestrina isolate mMacNem1 chromosome 7, mMacNem.hap1, whole genome shotgun sequence genome, one window contains:
- the LOC105467493 gene encoding serpin A9: protein MASSVYGVLFAVGLCAPIYCVSPVNAPSGYPHPSSTKSTPASLVYSLNTDFAFRLYRRLVLETPSQNVFFSPMSVSTSLAMLSLGAHSVTKTQILEGLGFNLTHTPESAIHRGFQHLVHSLTVPSKDLALKMGSALFVKKELQLQANFLGNVKRLYEAEVFSTDFSNPSIAQAKINCHVKKKTQGKVVDIIQGLDLLTAMVLVNHIFFKAKWEKPFYPAYTRKNFPFLVGKQITVRVPMMHQKEQFAFGMDTELNCFVLQMDYKGDAMAFFVLPNKGKMRQLEQALSARTLRKWSHSLQKRWIEVFVPKFSISASYNLETILPKMGIQNVFDENADFSGITKRDSLQLSKATHKAVLDVSEEGTEAAAATATKFIVRSKDGPSYFTVSFNRTFLIMITNKATDSILFLGKVENPTKS from the exons ATGGCATCTTCCGTTTATGGAGTACTCTTTGCTGTTGGCCTCTGTGCTCCAATCTACTGTGTGTCCCCGGTCAATGCCCCCAGCGGATACCCCCACCCATCCTCCACAAAGAGCACCCCTGCCTCACTGGTGTATTCCCTCAACACCGACTTTGCCTTCCGCCTGTACCGCAGGCTGGTTTTGGAGACCCCAAGTCAGAATGTCTTCTTCTCCCCCATGAGTGTCTCCACTTCCCTGGCCATGCTCTCCCTTGGGGCCCACTCAGTCACCAAGACCCAGATTCTCGAGGGCCTGGGTTTcaacctcacacacacaccagagtCTGCCATCCACCGGGGCTTCCAGCACTTGGTTCATTCACTGACTGTTCCAAGCAAAGACCTGGCCTTGAAGATGGGAAGTGCCCTCTTCGTCAAGAAggagctgcagctgcaggcaaATTTCTTGGGCAATGTCAAGAGGCTGTATGAAGCAGAAGTCTTTTCTACAGATTTCTCCAACCCCTCCATTGCCCAGGCGAAGATCAACTGCCACGTGAAGAAGAAGACCCAAGGGAAGGTTGTAGACATAATCCAAGGCCTTGACCTTCTGACAGCCATGGTGCTggtgaaccacattttctttaaag CCAAGTGGGAGAAGCCCTTTTACCCCGCATATACAAGAAAGAACTTCCCATTTCTGGTGGGCAAGCAGATCACTGTGCGTGTCCCCATGATGCACCAGAAGGAGCAGTTTGCTTTTGGGATGGATACAGAGCTGAACTGCTTTGTGCTCCAGATGGACTACAAGGGAGATGCCATGGCCTTCTTTGTCCTCCCTAACAAGGGCAAGATGAGGCAACTGGAACAGGCCTTGTCAGCCAGAACACTGAGAAAGTGGAGCCACTCACTCCAGAAACG GTGGATAGAGGTGTTCGTCCCCAAATTTTCCATTTCTGCCTCCTACAATCTGGAAACCATCCTCCCAAAGATGGGCATCCAAAATGTCTTTGACGAAAACGCTGATTTTTCTGGAATTACAAAGAGAGACTCCCTGCAGCTTTCTAAA GCAACCCACAAGGCTGTGCTGGATGTCAGTGAAGAGGGCACTGAGGCTGCAGCAGCTACCGCCACCAAGTTCATAGTCCGATCGAAGGACGGTCCCTCTTACTTCACTGTCTCCTTCAATAGGACCTTCTTGATAATGATTACAAATAAAGCCACAGACAGTATTCTCTTTCTAGGGAAAGTGGAAAATCCCACTAAATCTTAG